From the genome of Sulfuricella sp., one region includes:
- a CDS encoding bifunctional acetate--CoA ligase family protein/GNAT family N-acetyltransferase, with protein MGQHYLNPLFAPKSVAVFGASERVDSIGQIVFQNMIESGFQGGLYPINPKSPEIQGRKAYTSIADIGQAVELAVIATPPQTVPDIIEACGKHGVKAAVIITAGFGETGPQGQVLEKAVLDNAHRYGIRLIGPNCLGVMRPSIGLNATFNKGGANSGKLAFVSQSGALCTAILDWAQSNDVGFSSVVSMGSSADVDFGEILDYLVSDAQTQSILLYIEGIRNARSFMSAIRAAARIKPVILVKVGRHAAGSKAAMSHTASLVGSDDVFDAAVSRAGVVRVQTITQLFAAAKAMASGFRPIGNRLAIVTNGGGPGVMATDRASDLGLTIATLSDATIEQLNQVLPPNWPHANPVDIIGDAQADRYHHAVKACLEDNNVDGVLAILTPQAMTKPLEAANTVIELANQYSKPLLACWMGDSQVAEARAAFAAARKPSFRTPEPAVEVFSYLSDYYRNQKLLMQMPGPLSHHLEPDVEGARMVIDGALLERRKVLNEMESKALLSAFHIPVAKTMIARSPNEALLIAEQLGFPVAMKVNSRDITHKTDAGGVLLNLGNAQAVRTAYHEIMENVQHNRPNAHMDGISIEPMIVKPNGRELMVGVTNDPVFGPVITFGAGGTMVEIMGDRSVTLPPLNTFLVKDLIQGTHVAKMLGAFRHMPPANMAALESVLLRVSEMVCELPLLMEMDINPLIVDEHGALAADARVVVEYRQPSADRYAHMAIYPYPTHLISHWQLADGTNIVIRPIRPEDAELEQKFVHDLSEESRYFRFMRSVQELSPEMLSRFTQIDYSREMAIIAVTQEHGSELELGVCRFAINPDGESCEFALVVADAMRGKGLGQKLMTALMDAARSKGLKTIEGEVLKNNTSMLKLMTRLGFSIETSPEDEGIKNVRKVL; from the coding sequence ATGGGCCAACACTACCTCAATCCCCTTTTCGCGCCAAAGTCCGTCGCGGTCTTCGGCGCCAGCGAACGTGTCGATTCGATCGGCCAGATCGTGTTCCAGAACATGATCGAAAGCGGCTTCCAGGGCGGACTTTACCCGATCAACCCGAAAAGCCCGGAAATTCAGGGCCGCAAGGCCTACACCTCGATTGCCGACATCGGACAAGCAGTTGAACTGGCGGTCATCGCCACGCCGCCACAGACCGTACCGGACATTATCGAGGCTTGCGGCAAGCATGGCGTCAAGGCAGCGGTGATCATCACCGCTGGCTTCGGCGAAACCGGCCCTCAGGGGCAGGTACTGGAAAAAGCCGTGCTGGATAACGCTCACCGCTACGGCATCCGCCTGATCGGCCCGAACTGTCTTGGCGTGATGCGGCCATCCATCGGCCTCAACGCCACCTTCAACAAGGGCGGCGCCAATAGCGGAAAGCTGGCCTTCGTGTCACAGTCCGGCGCGCTCTGCACCGCCATTCTGGACTGGGCGCAGAGCAATGATGTGGGCTTCTCCAGCGTGGTATCGATGGGCTCCTCGGCCGACGTGGATTTTGGCGAGATTCTCGATTATCTGGTTTCCGACGCCCAGACCCAGAGCATCCTGCTTTACATCGAGGGCATCCGCAACGCGCGCAGCTTCATGAGCGCGATCCGTGCCGCCGCCCGCATCAAGCCGGTGATTCTGGTCAAGGTCGGGCGCCACGCCGCAGGCTCCAAGGCCGCCATGTCGCATACCGCCTCGCTGGTGGGTTCGGACGATGTGTTCGATGCCGCGGTCAGCCGCGCCGGTGTGGTGCGGGTGCAGACCATCACCCAGTTGTTTGCCGCAGCCAAGGCGATGGCTTCTGGCTTCCGTCCCATCGGCAACCGCCTCGCCATCGTCACCAACGGCGGCGGGCCGGGCGTGATGGCAACCGACCGCGCCTCGGACTTGGGGCTGACCATCGCCACCCTGTCCGACGCCACCATCGAGCAACTCAACCAGGTATTGCCGCCCAACTGGCCTCATGCCAATCCGGTGGACATTATCGGCGACGCCCAGGCCGACCGTTACCACCATGCCGTCAAGGCCTGCCTGGAAGACAATAACGTGGATGGCGTGCTCGCCATTCTTACCCCGCAGGCCATGACCAAGCCGCTGGAAGCCGCCAATACGGTGATCGAGCTTGCCAACCAGTACAGCAAGCCTCTGCTGGCCTGCTGGATGGGCGATTCCCAGGTAGCGGAAGCGCGCGCTGCCTTTGCCGCCGCCAGAAAACCCAGTTTCCGCACTCCGGAACCGGCGGTGGAGGTGTTCTCCTATCTGTCGGACTACTATCGCAACCAGAAACTGCTGATGCAGATGCCGGGACCGCTGTCTCACCACCTGGAGCCGGACGTCGAGGGTGCGCGCATGGTAATCGACGGCGCGCTGCTGGAGCGGCGCAAGGTGCTCAACGAGATGGAATCAAAAGCGCTGCTCTCTGCATTCCACATCCCGGTGGCAAAAACCATGATCGCGCGCAGCCCCAACGAGGCACTGCTGATCGCGGAGCAACTGGGCTTCCCGGTGGCGATGAAAGTCAATTCGCGCGACATCACCCACAAGACCGATGCCGGGGGCGTGCTGCTCAATCTCGGCAACGCCCAGGCAGTGCGCACCGCCTATCATGAAATCATGGAAAATGTGCAGCACAACCGCCCCAACGCGCACATGGACGGCATCTCGATCGAACCCATGATCGTCAAGCCCAATGGCCGCGAGCTCATGGTCGGGGTGACCAACGATCCGGTATTCGGCCCGGTGATCACCTTCGGCGCCGGCGGAACCATGGTGGAAATCATGGGAGACCGTTCCGTCACCCTGCCGCCGCTCAATACCTTCCTGGTCAAGGACCTGATCCAGGGCACGCATGTCGCCAAAATGCTGGGCGCCTTCCGCCACATGCCCCCGGCCAACATGGCGGCGCTCGAAAGCGTATTGCTGCGCGTGTCGGAAATGGTGTGCGAACTGCCCCTGCTGATGGAAATGGACATCAACCCGCTGATCGTGGACGAGCACGGCGCACTGGCAGCCGATGCGCGCGTGGTGGTGGAATACCGCCAGCCCAGCGCCGACCGCTATGCCCACATGGCAATTTACCCCTATCCCACGCATTTGATCAGCCACTGGCAACTGGCCGATGGCACCAACATCGTCATTCGCCCCATCCGCCCGGAAGACGCCGAGCTGGAGCAGAAATTCGTCCACGACCTGTCAGAGGAATCGCGCTATTTCCGCTTCATGCGCAGCGTGCAGGAACTGTCGCCCGAGATGCTGTCACGATTCACCCAGATCGACTACAGCCGCGAAATGGCGATCATCGCCGTCACACAGGAACACGGCAGCGAGCTGGAACTCGGCGTGTGCCGCTTCGCCATCAACCCGGATGGTGAAAGCTGCGAATTCGCGCTGGTGGTTGCCGATGCCATGCGCGGCAAGGGCCTCGGCCAGAAACTGATGACCGCGCTGATGGATGCCGCCCGCTCCAAGGGCCTGAAAACCATCGAGGGTGAAGTCCTCAAAAACAATACCAGCATGCTCAAGCTCATGACGCGCCTGGGTTTCAGCATCGAAACCAGTCCGGAAGACGAGGGCATCAAGAATGTCAGAAAGGTGCTATGA
- a CDS encoding type II toxin-antitoxin system VapC family toxin, giving the protein MYLLDTNIVSELRKAKSGKADQNVRAWAESVSATSLFLSAITILELETGILLVERRDPSQGAVLRAWLDGHVLPVFSGRILAIDTAVAQRCARLHVPDPRSDRDALIAATALVHGMTVVTRNVVDFAPTGVEIFNPWKS; this is encoded by the coding sequence ATGTACCTGCTCGACACCAATATTGTTTCCGAATTGCGCAAGGCAAAGTCCGGCAAGGCTGACCAGAATGTCAGGGCATGGGCAGAAAGTGTTTCGGCTACAAGCCTTTTTTTGTCGGCCATTACCATCCTGGAACTGGAAACCGGCATTCTGCTGGTCGAGCGGCGTGACCCATCGCAAGGGGCAGTGCTTCGGGCTTGGCTGGACGGCCATGTACTGCCAGTGTTTTCCGGTCGCATACTTGCCATCGATACCGCAGTGGCGCAGCGCTGCGCGAGGCTGCACGTACCAGATCCGCGCTCTGACCGGGATGCCCTCATTGCAGCAACGGCCCTGGTTCACGGAATGACCGTTGTCACGCGCAACGTGGTCGACTTCGCGCCAACCGGGGTTGAGATATTCAATCCATGGAAAAGTTAG
- a CDS encoding type II toxin-antitoxin system Phd/YefM family antitoxin: MTITTLSSREFNQDASRAKKAARSGPVFITDRGRPAHVLLTIEEYQQITGNRVSIVELLAMPEATEIEFEPQRLSGDLYRPADLS; this comes from the coding sequence ATGACCATTACTACACTTTCCAGCAGAGAGTTCAATCAGGATGCCAGCCGTGCAAAGAAGGCGGCCAGGAGCGGTCCGGTCTTCATTACCGATCGTGGTCGGCCCGCTCATGTATTGCTGACCATCGAGGAATATCAGCAGATCACGGGCAATCGGGTGAGCATCGTTGAATTGCTGGCCATGCCGGAGGCAACAGAGATTGAATTTGAACCGCAGCGCTTGAGCGGCGATCTATATCGTCCGGCGGACTTGTCCTGA
- the mtnA gene encoding S-methyl-5-thioribose-1-phosphate isomerase, with translation MNIEGTHYRTIWPAEDGVAVEIIDQTRLPHEFVTVRLENLHDAAIAIRNMLVRGAPLIGATAAYGVALAMSSGTSDTALDEACTTLAATRPTAINLSWALRRMQALLLSLPPESRAHAAWQEAAAICDEDVAINRAIGAHGLKLIRDKLDAKGGPVNILTHCNAGWLATVDWGTALAPVYTAFDAGIPLHVWVDETRPRNQGASLTAWELKQHGVPHTVIADNTGGHLMQHGMVDMVIVGTDRTTACGDVCNKIGTYLKALAAFDNQIPFYVALPGPTIDWTLEDGVRDIPIEQREAEEVTQIRGRTAEGEIVSVTLTPHGSPAANYAFDVTPARLVTGLITERGVCNASREGLLTLYPEQKR, from the coding sequence ATGAACATCGAAGGCACCCACTACCGCACCATCTGGCCTGCTGAAGACGGCGTTGCCGTTGAAATCATCGACCAGACCCGGCTGCCTCACGAATTCGTCACGGTGCGGCTGGAAAATCTGCACGATGCCGCCATCGCGATCAGAAACATGCTGGTGCGTGGCGCCCCGCTGATCGGTGCCACGGCGGCCTATGGGGTGGCGCTGGCAATGAGTTCCGGAACGTCCGATACAGCGCTGGATGAGGCCTGCACCACCCTGGCCGCAACCCGTCCCACCGCCATCAATCTGAGCTGGGCGCTGAGACGCATGCAGGCCCTGCTCCTGTCCTTGCCGCCCGAAAGCCGCGCCCATGCTGCCTGGCAGGAAGCCGCCGCAATCTGCGACGAGGATGTCGCCATCAATCGCGCCATCGGCGCACACGGCCTGAAGCTGATCCGCGACAAGCTGGATGCCAAGGGGGGGCCGGTCAATATTCTCACCCACTGCAATGCCGGCTGGCTCGCCACAGTGGACTGGGGCACTGCCCTGGCGCCCGTCTACACGGCGTTTGATGCTGGCATTCCCCTCCACGTGTGGGTGGACGAAACCCGCCCGCGCAACCAGGGCGCCAGCCTCACCGCCTGGGAACTCAAGCAGCACGGCGTGCCGCATACCGTGATCGCCGACAATACCGGCGGCCACCTGATGCAGCACGGCATGGTGGACATGGTGATCGTTGGCACCGACCGCACCACTGCCTGCGGCGACGTGTGCAACAAGATTGGCACCTATCTCAAGGCGCTGGCGGCATTCGACAACCAGATCCCGTTCTACGTTGCCCTGCCCGGCCCCACTATTGACTGGACGCTGGAAGATGGCGTGCGCGACATCCCTATCGAGCAGCGCGAAGCGGAAGAAGTCACCCAAATCCGCGGCAGGACAGCAGAGGGCGAAATTGTCAGCGTCACCCTCACCCCGCACGGCAGCCCTGCGGCCAATTACGCCTTCGACGTCACTCCTGCGCGGCTGGTCACCGGCCTGATCACGGAACGCGGCGTCTGCAATGCATCACGCGAAGGCCTGCTGACTTTATATCCGGAACAAAAACGATGA
- a CDS encoding class II aldolase/adducin family protein: MNEAELRRALVDTAIAAQHEGLNRGASGNLSVRCGAGFLITPSGMAPTEQTPDDMVWMDFAGNAHFPHPCPPPQEGEGDEGSRREFPVNSQRKPSSEWRFHRDLYVARSEFGAVLHAHSTFATTLACLGRDIPPFHYMIAAAGGKTIRCAPYATFGTQELSGHAITAMEGRKACLLANHGLLVAETGLERALALAVEVESLCEQYCRTLQIGTPKLLSDAEMDVVLEKFKSYGQNAQKT, from the coding sequence ATGAATGAAGCCGAACTGCGCCGCGCGCTGGTCGACACGGCCATCGCGGCACAACACGAGGGATTGAACCGGGGCGCATCCGGCAACCTCAGCGTCCGCTGCGGCGCCGGATTTCTGATCACCCCCTCCGGCATGGCGCCCACGGAGCAAACCCCGGACGATATGGTATGGATGGATTTCGCCGGCAATGCGCATTTCCCCCACCCCTGCCCTCCCCCGCAAGAGGGAGAGGGGGACGAAGGCTCGCGACGCGAGTTTCCCGTTAATAGCCAGCGCAAGCCTTCGAGCGAATGGCGTTTCCACCGCGATCTTTACGTCGCGCGGTCTGAATTTGGGGCCGTGCTGCACGCCCATTCCACCTTCGCCACCACCCTGGCCTGCCTGGGCCGCGACATTCCGCCCTTCCACTACATGATTGCGGCGGCTGGCGGAAAGACCATCCGCTGTGCGCCCTACGCCACCTTCGGCACCCAGGAACTGTCAGGCCATGCCATCACGGCCATGGAAGGACGCAAGGCCTGCCTGCTGGCCAATCACGGCCTTCTTGTGGCGGAAACCGGCCTGGAACGCGCGCTGGCGCTGGCAGTGGAAGTGGAAAGCCTGTGCGAGCAGTATTGCCGCACCTTGCAGATCGGTACGCCCAAGCTGCTCTCGGATGCGGAAATGGACGTGGTACTGGAGAAATTCAAAAGCTACGGGCAGAACGCCCAGAAAACCTGA
- a CDS encoding low molecular weight protein-tyrosine-phosphatase, with protein MQEIKILFVCMGNICRSPTAEGVFRDLVARSGWDGLIRIDSAGTHGYHIGKSPDKRASAAAAKRGYDLSALRGRQVSEQDFLVFDYILAMDQDNLANLKRICPAGHEHKVTLFLEHSRKFSEREVPDPYYGGSQGFEQVLDMVEDAAQGLLDTLVEAHSLRT; from the coding sequence ATGCAGGAGATAAAAATACTATTTGTTTGCATGGGCAACATCTGCCGGTCTCCCACGGCGGAGGGGGTGTTCCGCGATCTGGTTGCACGTTCTGGTTGGGATGGCTTGATACGCATCGATTCGGCGGGTACGCACGGCTACCATATTGGAAAATCGCCAGATAAGCGGGCAAGTGCCGCCGCTGCAAAGCGGGGTTATGACTTGAGCGCGTTACGAGGCCGTCAGGTGAGCGAGCAGGATTTTCTGGTTTTTGACTATATTCTGGCCATGGATCAGGACAATCTGGCGAATTTGAAACGCATCTGCCCGGCCGGGCATGAGCACAAAGTCACTCTGTTTCTGGAGCACAGCCGGAAATTCAGCGAGCGTGAAGTGCCTGATCCCTACTATGGCGGATCGCAGGGCTTCGAACAGGTGCTGGATATGGTTGAGGATGCCGCGCAAGGCTTGCTTGACACGCTGGTGGAGGCGCATTCGCTGCGCACCTGA
- a CDS encoding nuclear transport factor 2 family protein, giving the protein MMSIVEKAVNKLQAEQQNIIRANPEILSSPPRPEKSGWKKLLAVGGIGFILGAGSNAILHKPGESLFFSPPALQAKELKELANSAQVLGVSPSPDTGNIARQQAMNFVDGWVKAWSEKDLDRYLYAYAPEFEPPAGLTRAAWEKQRRNRLGKYHKIEIKLSAMAVVAKGDTATVEFVQSFTADNFSEAGLHKRLELRRQGDRWMIVKEVSQG; this is encoded by the coding sequence ATGATGAGCATCGTTGAAAAGGCGGTGAACAAATTACAAGCTGAGCAACAAAATATAATACGGGCAAATCCTGAAATACTTTCTTCGCCGCCCCGGCCAGAAAAATCAGGGTGGAAAAAACTACTGGCTGTGGGAGGGATAGGTTTTATCCTGGGAGCTGGAAGCAACGCAATTCTGCATAAGCCGGGCGAAAGCCTCTTTTTTTCTCCTCCGGCCCTGCAGGCAAAGGAATTAAAAGAATTAGCAAACTCCGCGCAAGTCCTTGGTGTTTCTCCCTCCCCGGATACTGGGAACATTGCGCGGCAACAGGCGATGAACTTTGTGGATGGGTGGGTCAAGGCCTGGTCAGAGAAAGACCTGGATCGTTATCTGTACGCCTACGCGCCAGAATTCGAGCCGCCAGCAGGTCTTACCCGCGCTGCCTGGGAAAAACAGCGCCGTAACCGGCTGGGCAAGTACCACAAAATCGAAATTAAACTCTCTGCCATGGCGGTCGTTGCGAAGGGGGATACTGCAACCGTCGAGTTCGTTCAGTCCTTCACGGCAGATAACTTTTCGGAAGCCGGCTTGCACAAGCGCCTCGAACTCAGGCGGCAGGGAGATAGGTGGATGATTGTGAAGGAAGTCAGCCAAGGCTAG
- a CDS encoding SemiSWEET transporter — translation MLLTDANLLGMAAGTLTTVAFVPQVLKTWRSKSARDVSYGMFLIFSSGVFLWLLYGLAIGATPIVITNAVTLVLALVMLVLKRLYR, via the coding sequence ATGCTGCTGACTGACGCCAATCTGCTTGGCATGGCGGCAGGCACCTTGACCACCGTGGCATTTGTTCCGCAGGTACTCAAGACCTGGCGCTCAAAATCGGCCCGTGATGTTTCATACGGAATGTTCCTGATTTTCAGCAGCGGTGTGTTCCTGTGGCTGCTGTATGGGCTGGCCATCGGTGCCACGCCGATTGTGATCACCAATGCGGTGACGCTGGTGCTGGCGCTCGTCATGCTGGTACTCAAGCGCCTTTATCGCTAG
- a CDS encoding HDOD domain-containing protein, whose amino-acid sequence MLEKYLKFFKTGRDAGAENRDSGTESALSVIPDAPNKPHGSDATAVLDALSQGRDGLAEGKWRLFLGRQPILDASSQFIGYELKLQDPNFPPDIGDEAELRRVQDELLVISVIDLDFQKVLGNGLVFIHVSPGMLDNPIIESLPKQKVVVGIRLAGVASELLLQRCRELAAMGIPLALEDFEYQPEYAPFLAICSWVKVDTTRFDALALGQQISTILSSATPRLIAQNVESDDAFEAYRALAFEYFQGAYFSRLQPNAPQRLDNDRMRVIEMLNLVMNHAELSELEEKVKRDPGLSYKLLNFINSPANGLQQKIRSIGHGLTLLGYNQLYRWLTLLLFTSGKTDGRSRILLKNALVRARFTETLGQNKFEPAERGGLFITGIFSLLDALLNVPMAQALSRLNLPDLVVGALLHRTGRYAPYLQLAIACENFDQDAIARYAATCGLTADEVNVTHVKALIWGEEVDA is encoded by the coding sequence ATGCTGGAAAAATATCTGAAGTTCTTCAAGACCGGCCGTGATGCCGGTGCCGAAAATCGTGATTCAGGCACGGAGAGCGCTTTGTCTGTCATCCCTGACGCGCCGAACAAACCTCACGGCAGTGATGCCACCGCTGTGCTGGATGCGCTCAGCCAGGGCCGGGACGGCCTGGCGGAGGGGAAGTGGCGTCTTTTCCTCGGCCGTCAGCCCATTCTCGATGCCTCAAGCCAGTTTATCGGTTACGAGCTAAAACTTCAGGATCCGAACTTTCCTCCCGACATCGGCGACGAAGCCGAGCTTCGCCGGGTGCAGGACGAATTGCTGGTGATCAGCGTGATTGATCTGGATTTCCAGAAGGTGCTGGGAAACGGCCTGGTCTTCATCCATGTTTCGCCCGGTATGCTGGATAACCCGATCATCGAATCCCTGCCGAAACAGAAGGTTGTGGTGGGCATACGCCTGGCAGGCGTGGCCAGTGAGCTGTTGTTGCAGCGTTGCCGTGAACTCGCCGCAATGGGTATTCCGCTGGCGCTTGAGGACTTCGAATATCAACCGGAATATGCCCCGTTTCTCGCCATTTGTTCCTGGGTGAAGGTGGATACAACCCGCTTCGATGCCCTGGCCCTCGGCCAGCAGATAAGCACAATCCTGAGCTCCGCCACGCCACGCCTTATTGCCCAGAACGTGGAGTCGGATGATGCATTCGAGGCCTATCGTGCGTTGGCTTTTGAGTATTTCCAGGGCGCTTATTTCTCCCGCCTGCAGCCTAATGCGCCACAGCGGCTCGATAATGACCGGATGCGTGTGATTGAAATGCTGAATCTGGTCATGAACCATGCGGAACTTTCCGAGTTGGAAGAGAAGGTCAAACGTGACCCGGGTCTATCCTACAAACTGCTCAATTTCATCAACTCGCCAGCCAATGGGCTACAGCAAAAAATCCGTTCCATCGGCCATGGGTTGACCCTGTTGGGCTATAACCAGTTGTACCGCTGGCTGACGCTGCTGCTGTTTACCAGCGGCAAGACAGACGGGCGCAGCAGGATATTGCTCAAGAATGCACTGGTCCGGGCGCGCTTTACCGAAACTTTGGGGCAAAACAAGTTTGAACCCGCCGAGCGCGGCGGTTTATTCATCACGGGCATTTTTTCCCTGCTGGATGCGCTGCTCAATGTGCCGATGGCACAGGCCCTGTCCCGCCTCAATCTGCCGGATCTGGTTGTCGGGGCCCTGCTGCACCGTACCGGCAGGTATGCGCCCTACCTGCAACTTGCCATCGCCTGCGAAAATTTTGATCAGGACGCGATTGCCCGCTACGCGGCAACATGCGGACTGACGGCAGACGAAGTCAATGTGACCCACGTCAAGGCCCTTATCTGGGGCGAGGAAGTGGATGCGTGA
- a CDS encoding DUF1631 domain-containing protein, whose translation MNDAAQKNIVMMSQFDRPRSIPGTSMPVLNDCRDMAVSRLAQALAQMMDKAVDDLFELSEQATHYEMRNLYIEAMGIVRDQRGLVEAGFKQSFIQDFNQEIRRDKRSQQEFALNTPELSLVEPDDLEESLASSNIANSIHGDCAEELFGIEKRMGVLMHDPDLLQSNNPLGPEVIGNAFMKSLKALDCPVKVKLLLVNLFNKHMPRQIKGIYQLINQFLVDKGVLSKIRAGLKKQPAASEPAGAASANHDVPAPSPSGEGGLFAALQQLLARGIGGAGFAGGFGSSANAGVGDASAMPMAGGAQQAVLPAQSLAVVSSLTQLQHGQLDGLAGAGGALDAAALANGRVNVLREIKASPVASTMGHVDAMTLDIVAMLFDYILDDRRIPDAMKALIGRLQIPVLKVAMLDKAFFSQKSHPARKLLDRLAEVSIGWDETEGHEGGFYQAVDELIQRILNEFDDKVGIFTEVLDNLESYLAEEKKRTDERTGLSAQVVHQREQNELSRIMAHDEVRRRIHKPHMPEVIRNFLAGCWESVLAAAYTQTGEDGASWNQAIATMDELVWSVEPKIVPDERKKLIGLLPSLLKRLQDGMVQAGLPDNERDQFFARLVNCHAVVVKAGLNAIEQEDVHQAGFVEQEIAAEEAAEAARHDAEPADFAEITVPQEHAEPTPAFMQALIADTEIEAGWQTFTIGEANWQGEAAASDDYSAMVKRLKRGAWIEIEQDNGASTRVKLAWVSPLKGLFLFTNRLGERAVSITPEGLADKFRNGMAHVIDDIALVDSAVNNLMERLKQTPVEAG comes from the coding sequence ATGATGAGCCAGTTCGACCGGCCCCGTTCGATACCTGGCACATCCATGCCGGTGTTGAACGATTGCCGGGACATGGCTGTGTCGCGCTTGGCGCAGGCCTTGGCCCAGATGATGGACAAGGCGGTGGACGATCTCTTCGAGCTTTCCGAGCAGGCCACTCATTACGAGATGCGAAACCTGTATATCGAAGCCATGGGTATCGTTCGTGATCAGCGCGGCCTCGTTGAAGCGGGGTTCAAGCAGTCTTTCATTCAGGATTTCAACCAGGAAATTCGTCGCGATAAGCGCTCGCAGCAGGAGTTCGCGCTGAACACCCCGGAGCTGAGCCTGGTGGAGCCTGACGACCTCGAAGAATCGTTGGCGTCGAGCAATATTGCGAACAGTATCCATGGGGATTGCGCCGAGGAGTTGTTCGGCATTGAAAAGCGCATGGGTGTGCTGATGCACGACCCGGACTTGCTGCAATCGAACAATCCGCTAGGTCCGGAAGTGATTGGCAATGCCTTCATGAAATCCCTGAAGGCGCTTGATTGCCCTGTCAAGGTCAAGCTGCTGCTGGTGAATCTGTTCAACAAGCATATGCCGCGTCAGATAAAAGGGATTTACCAGCTTATCAACCAGTTTCTGGTTGATAAGGGTGTTCTGAGCAAGATTCGGGCAGGATTGAAAAAACAGCCTGCTGCAAGCGAACCTGCCGGAGCTGCTTCGGCTAACCATGATGTGCCCGCGCCATCCCCTTCTGGCGAAGGCGGATTGTTTGCCGCGCTGCAGCAGTTGCTTGCGCGCGGGATAGGGGGCGCAGGGTTCGCGGGCGGCTTCGGCAGCAGCGCTAATGCGGGCGTGGGTGATGCCTCGGCGATGCCTATGGCTGGCGGCGCGCAGCAAGCTGTATTGCCGGCGCAAAGTCTGGCCGTGGTGAGTTCGCTGACACAGCTGCAACATGGACAACTTGATGGTCTGGCCGGCGCTGGCGGCGCACTGGATGCAGCAGCATTGGCGAATGGCCGGGTCAATGTGCTGCGCGAAATCAAGGCCAGCCCGGTGGCCAGTACCATGGGGCATGTGGATGCCATGACCCTGGATATCGTGGCCATGCTGTTTGACTACATCCTGGATGACCGGCGTATTCCGGATGCAATGAAAGCGCTCATTGGCCGGTTGCAGATCCCGGTGCTCAAGGTGGCCATGCTGGACAAGGCATTTTTCTCGCAGAAATCCCACCCTGCCCGGAAACTGCTGGACCGGCTGGCGGAAGTCTCGATTGGCTGGGATGAAACCGAAGGGCATGAGGGTGGCTTTTACCAGGCGGTTGACGAGTTGATCCAGCGCATCCTGAACGAGTTTGATGACAAAGTCGGAATTTTTACCGAGGTTCTGGATAATCTGGAAAGCTATCTCGCCGAAGAGAAAAAAAGAACCGATGAACGGACCGGGCTGAGCGCTCAGGTCGTTCATCAGCGGGAGCAGAACGAACTCTCTCGGATCATGGCGCACGATGAAGTGCGGCGTCGTATTCATAAGCCGCATATGCCTGAAGTGATCCGGAATTTTTTGGCGGGTTGCTGGGAGTCCGTCCTTGCCGCTGCCTATACCCAAACCGGAGAAGACGGCGCTTCCTGGAATCAGGCCATTGCCACCATGGATGAACTGGTCTGGAGCGTTGAGCCCAAAATCGTGCCGGACGAACGCAAGAAGCTGATCGGTTTGTTGCCAAGCCTGCTTAAACGCTTGCAGGACGGCATGGTGCAGGCTGGCTTGCCGGATAATGAGCGCGACCAGTTTTTTGCGCGCCTGGTGAATTGCCACGCTGTTGTGGTCAAGGCCGGATTGAATGCCATTGAGCAGGAGGATGTGCATCAGGCGGGATTTGTGGAGCAGGAAATCGCAGCGGAGGAGGCGGCTGAAGCAGCACGCCATGACGCAGAACCGGCTGACTTCGCCGAAATCACCGTGCCGCAGGAGCACGCCGAGCCGACCCCCGCTTTCATGCAGGCACTGATTGCCGATACCGAAATCGAGGCCGGCTGGCAAACCTTCACGATTGGAGAGGCGAACTGGCAGGGTGAAGCAGCCGCATCCGATGACTACTCTGCCATGGTCAAGCGCCTCAAACGTGGCGCCTGGATCGAAATCGAACAGGATAATGGCGCTTCCACCCGCGTCAAGCTGGCCTGGGTCAGCCCTCTCAAGGGGCTTTTCCTGTTTACCAATCGACTGGGTGAAAGAGCAGTTTCCATTACGCCGGAAGGGCTGGCCGATAAATTCCGTAATGGAATGGCCCATGTGATTGATGATATTGCCCTGGTGGACAGCGCGGTGAATAACCTCATGGAGCGCCTCAAACAGACCCCGGTCGAGGCGGGTTAG